Proteins co-encoded in one Bacillus kexueae genomic window:
- a CDS encoding O-methyltransferase, producing MISSYIQNLFVQEEPVLQDVHKTILEHHMPNISVSKETGKLLHLLVKLSKAERVLEIGALGGYSGIWMASALNDKGTLTSLEINKNFADVALKNIEKAGLKDKVTYEIGPALDSLHKLKTSNKLFDFFFIDADKENYIAYVDACLAIAKKGAIIAVDNVLWKGEVVKEVRSEKANAMHGFNQYCATHPNLQSLIVPIGDGLMISIVN from the coding sequence TTGATTTCTTCTTACATTCAAAATCTTTTTGTACAAGAGGAGCCAGTGCTTCAAGACGTTCACAAGACAATTTTAGAACATCATATGCCAAACATTTCTGTTTCAAAAGAAACTGGTAAGCTTCTCCATTTGCTTGTAAAGTTGTCAAAGGCAGAAAGAGTATTAGAAATTGGTGCATTAGGTGGCTATAGTGGAATTTGGATGGCAAGTGCTTTAAACGACAAAGGGACTTTAACATCTTTAGAGATTAACAAAAACTTTGCAGATGTTGCTTTGAAAAATATTGAAAAAGCAGGATTGAAGGACAAAGTTACATATGAAATTGGTCCTGCATTAGACTCCTTACATAAATTAAAAACATCTAATAAGCTTTTCGACTTCTTTTTCATTGATGCAGATAAAGAGAATTATATCGCTTATGTTGACGCATGTCTTGCCATTGCGAAAAAAGGGGCTATTATTGCGGTTGATAATGTGTTATGGAAAGGCGAAGTAGTAAAAGAAGTTCGGTCTGAAAAAGCTAATGCTATGCATGGTTTTAATCAATATTGTGCTACTCATCCTAATTTACAATCTCTTATTGTACCAATTGGAGATGGCTTGATGATTTCAATCGTCAATTAA
- a CDS encoding ABC transporter ATP-binding protein: MLSVEHIWKNYGERNHPITVLKDVSIHLNKGEFVSIIGPSGCGKSTLLNIIAGLEAPSKGDVHFEGNSIVGKTGNVALMPQNDVLFPWRTILHNVILPLELKGVPKKIAKEKALDLFPLFGLQGFEHHFPFMLSGGMRQRANFLRTYLSEKSLLLLDEPFAKLDALTRAEVQRWFLSICEKNKLTVLLITHDIDEAILLSDRIYVMSGRPGEIMKEVYVNIQRPRRPDQFATKEWLSLKQSLIDQLHTF; encoded by the coding sequence ATGCTTTCAGTTGAACATATATGGAAGAATTATGGGGAAAGGAATCACCCCATAACAGTTTTAAAGGATGTTAGTATTCATTTAAATAAAGGAGAATTTGTCTCCATAATTGGCCCGAGTGGATGTGGAAAGAGTACTTTACTTAATATTATCGCAGGTTTGGAAGCACCCTCAAAAGGAGATGTTCATTTTGAGGGGAACAGTATAGTCGGAAAAACGGGGAATGTAGCGTTAATGCCCCAAAATGATGTTTTATTTCCGTGGAGGACTATTCTTCATAATGTTATTTTACCTCTTGAGCTAAAAGGAGTTCCAAAGAAAATAGCGAAGGAGAAAGCTCTTGATTTATTCCCTCTATTTGGGTTACAAGGGTTTGAACATCATTTCCCGTTTATGCTTTCCGGTGGAATGAGGCAGCGAGCAAATTTTCTTCGAACATACTTAAGTGAAAAATCTTTGCTTTTACTTGATGAACCTTTTGCAAAATTAGATGCCTTAACTCGAGCTGAAGTACAAAGATGGTTTCTGTCTATTTGTGAAAAGAATAAGCTAACGGTCCTTTTGATTACTCATGATATTGATGAAGCAATTTTGTTATCTGACCGCATCTATGTGATGAGTGGGAGACCTGGCGAGATTATGAAAGAAGTATATGTAAATATACAAAGACCACGAAGACCTGACCAATTCGCTACAAAAGAATGGCTATCTCTTAAACAAAGCTTGATTGACCAATTGCATACATTTTAA
- a CDS encoding secondary thiamine-phosphate synthase enzyme YjbQ has translation MLKQFVLRTKERDEMIEVTSDVQQYVTELNMKEGMVVVYCPHTTAGITINENADPDVKKDMIRRFDEVYPWNHSLDLHMEGNTAAHMKASTVGASQHIIVTNGQLLLGTWQGVYFCEFDGPRRRTYYVKAIVESVN, from the coding sequence ATGTTAAAACAATTCGTATTGCGTACAAAAGAAAGAGATGAAATGATTGAGGTAACATCAGATGTTCAACAATATGTGACTGAATTGAACATGAAGGAAGGAATGGTCGTCGTCTATTGTCCACATACGACAGCAGGAATTACCATCAATGAAAATGCTGATCCAGATGTAAAAAAAGATATGATTCGTCGGTTTGATGAAGTATACCCATGGAACCACAGCTTGGATCTGCATATGGAAGGGAATACGGCAGCACACATGAAGGCGAGTACAGTAGGTGCTTCCCAGCACATAATCGTAACAAATGGCCAACTCCTTTTAGGAACATGGCAAGGAGTCTATTTTTGTGAATTCGATGGGCCAAGAAGACGTACGTATTATGTGAAGGCGATTGTGGAATCCGTTAACTAA
- a CDS encoding GNAT family N-acetyltransferase has product MYIRKATVEDSKQIAKVHINSWKTTYKGIISDSYLASLSYEKKEKFWRNVSNLDNVLVAVLNGEIVGFITYGPTRFPHLPYDGEVYAFYLLQKAQRQGIGTKMFKEAAKELKKQDLNSFLVWVMEKNPSKSFYETFNPKIVQYEDIKIDGETYCEVAFGYDSVEKVLSPK; this is encoded by the coding sequence ATGTATATTCGAAAAGCAACAGTCGAAGATAGTAAACAGATTGCAAAGGTGCATATTAATAGTTGGAAAACTACCTACAAAGGAATTATATCAGATTCATATTTAGCCTCGTTATCGTATGAGAAAAAGGAAAAGTTTTGGCGAAATGTTTCGAACCTAGATAATGTTCTTGTTGCAGTATTAAATGGAGAAATCGTTGGGTTTATCACCTATGGTCCAACAAGATTCCCTCATCTACCGTATGATGGAGAAGTCTATGCTTTTTACTTACTTCAAAAAGCACAGCGACAAGGAATTGGAACTAAAATGTTCAAAGAGGCAGCAAAAGAACTGAAGAAGCAAGATTTAAATTCATTTCTAGTCTGGGTAATGGAAAAAAATCCGTCGAAATCATTTTATGAAACGTTCAACCCGAAAATCGTACAATATGAGGACATAAAAATTGATGGTGAAACGTACTGTGAAGTTGCTTTTGGATATGATTCTGTCGAAAAGGTGTTATCCCCTAAATGA
- a CDS encoding ABC transporter permease, which translates to MVVVIIIWELSVRWTGIEKWILPSPTHVFQSFQDMNDTLYSHIWQTLLEALIGLMISLVVGVFTAILVDTSLYMRKIIYPMLVISQTIPIIALAPLFIIWFGFGILPKVMVVALVCFFPIAMNLSEGLKHVDSDMEKLMRSLGANTWQLFWKLKWPYALPSFFAGLKIAATYSVMGAVIGEWLGASKGLGILLTRSSQSFMTERVFATIFVIVLLSLGIFMVIELIGRWTMGWHYKQQKTLTRGE; encoded by the coding sequence ATGGTTGTAGTAATCATCATCTGGGAGTTAAGTGTTAGGTGGACTGGTATTGAAAAATGGATACTGCCATCGCCAACACATGTCTTTCAATCATTTCAAGATATGAATGACACATTGTATTCTCACATATGGCAAACACTATTAGAAGCGTTAATAGGTTTGATGATCTCTCTTGTAGTAGGAGTATTTACAGCTATCTTGGTTGATACTTCTTTATATATGAGAAAAATCATCTATCCCATGCTTGTTATTTCGCAAACCATTCCAATTATTGCTTTAGCACCACTATTTATCATTTGGTTCGGATTTGGGATTTTACCAAAGGTAATGGTTGTAGCTCTTGTATGCTTTTTTCCTATTGCAATGAATCTCTCAGAAGGACTTAAGCATGTCGATTCTGATATGGAAAAGTTAATGCGTTCATTAGGGGCGAATACATGGCAATTATTTTGGAAACTAAAATGGCCGTATGCATTGCCTTCTTTTTTTGCGGGACTTAAAATTGCAGCAACCTATAGTGTAATGGGAGCTGTCATTGGAGAATGGCTAGGAGCAAGTAAGGGACTTGGGATCTTGTTAACACGCTCTTCGCAGTCTTTTATGACCGAGAGAGTTTTCGCTACCATTTTTGTTATCGTCTTATTGAGTTTAGGGATCTTTATGGTCATTGAACTTATAGGTAGATGGACAATGGGGTGGCATTATAAACAACAAAAGACATTAACACGAGGTGAATAA
- a CDS encoding FMN-binding glutamate synthase family protein, which translates to MIIQVLLYIIIGFNLFFVLLLFSWRHVVSRVYRMMARRLLSDAYDENLAELFPGIRRYGILTIVENSLRAEGGNVLHRPLGSPRKWPNLNAITFIPAQTGPFPVSQDEEIDVTITIGPKAKKPLHLRIPLLISGMGYGVGLSEKSKIALAKAATKAGTAINSGEGGILQEELKEAEHFILQFSKTAWGKDDEVMKKAKMIEIKLGQGALAGMGAKIPPEKLKGRARNVMNVKDGEDAVIYEQFFEHQTVQDFKDLVSDLRKFTGGIPIGVKIGAGGKIEEDIDHLIEMEVDFITIDGGQASSHDSPTILQDDFGIPTLHAVVRASNHLVQKGKKGNISLLVSGGLTSPGDFLKVIALGADAVYLGSVMLYAISHNQLNKPMPWEPPTQLVWYGGKYEDTFKVSKGAEAGHNFLMACTEEMKVALRAMGKKSIRELSRKDIVSYDEEMAKYIGIPYSFTKYE; encoded by the coding sequence ATGATTATTCAAGTTCTTCTTTATATTATCATCGGATTTAATCTTTTCTTTGTCCTATTATTGTTCAGTTGGAGACATGTTGTATCTCGCGTGTATAGAATGATGGCAAGACGATTGTTGTCTGATGCCTATGATGAAAATTTAGCTGAGTTATTTCCAGGGATTCGCCGATATGGCATTTTAACAATCGTTGAAAATAGTTTGCGTGCTGAAGGTGGAAATGTTCTTCATCGTCCGCTCGGTTCTCCACGTAAATGGCCGAACTTGAATGCGATCACTTTTATCCCGGCTCAAACAGGTCCTTTTCCCGTCAGTCAAGATGAAGAAATAGATGTAACGATTACCATTGGACCAAAAGCTAAAAAGCCGCTACATCTTCGAATCCCACTACTAATTAGTGGGATGGGCTACGGAGTAGGATTGAGCGAGAAGTCGAAAATTGCCCTTGCGAAAGCGGCAACGAAAGCGGGGACGGCCATTAACTCTGGGGAAGGAGGAATTTTACAGGAGGAACTAAAAGAAGCTGAACATTTCATTCTTCAATTTTCCAAAACGGCATGGGGAAAAGACGACGAAGTAATGAAAAAGGCGAAAATGATTGAAATTAAATTAGGGCAGGGAGCACTTGCTGGAATGGGAGCGAAAATCCCTCCTGAAAAGCTGAAAGGTCGCGCGAGAAATGTTATGAATGTAAAAGATGGAGAAGATGCTGTAATATACGAGCAATTTTTTGAACATCAGACGGTGCAAGATTTTAAAGACCTTGTGTCCGATTTACGAAAATTTACAGGTGGAATTCCAATTGGAGTAAAAATTGGTGCAGGGGGAAAGATTGAAGAAGACATTGATCACTTAATTGAAATGGAAGTTGATTTTATTACAATTGACGGAGGGCAGGCGTCATCGCATGATTCACCCACCATTTTGCAAGATGACTTTGGAATTCCAACTCTCCATGCTGTAGTTCGTGCGTCAAACCACCTAGTTCAAAAGGGTAAAAAAGGAAATATTAGTTTACTTGTCTCAGGTGGTTTAACAAGCCCTGGAGACTTTTTGAAAGTCATCGCCTTAGGAGCTGATGCAGTTTATTTGGGATCTGTCATGTTATATGCGATTAGCCATAACCAATTAAATAAGCCAATGCCTTGGGAGCCTCCAACTCAACTTGTATGGTACGGTGGGAAGTACGAAGACACGTTTAAAGTTTCAAAAGGAGCGGAAGCTGGACATAATTTTTTAATGGCTTGTACAGAAGAAATGAAGGTGGCACTTCGAGCAATGGGAAAAAAATCAATCCGTGAATTATCAAGAAAGGATATCGTTTCTTATGACGAGGAGATGGCAAAATATATTGGGATTCCATATTCTTTTACCAAGTACGAATAA
- a CDS encoding MTH1187 family thiamine-binding protein codes for MSKVNLGFQVIPKSPEHNTYEIVDKAINVVQQSGVKYEVGPMETVMEGELDELIEIVKRAQDACIEGGATEVMTYVKIHYRPHKGVTIDEKIEKYR; via the coding sequence ATGTCTAAAGTAAATTTGGGATTTCAAGTTATACCCAAATCACCAGAACATAATACGTATGAGATTGTGGATAAAGCTATCAATGTTGTACAACAATCTGGTGTTAAATATGAAGTAGGTCCGATGGAAACTGTAATGGAAGGGGAATTAGATGAATTAATCGAAATCGTGAAACGAGCACAAGATGCTTGCATTGAAGGTGGTGCAACGGAAGTGATGACTTATGTAAAAATTCACTACCGTCCTCATAAAGGAGTAACGATTGATGAGAAAATTGAGAAATATAGATAG
- a CDS encoding ABC transporter substrate-binding protein, with product MKRVMLLLLALTLILAACNQSETNENNESSTETNQEVTIMLDWFPNTNHTGLYVALEKDYFEEEGLNVTIQEPGDGIAAEQVVASGQADFAISYQESLTQARATGIPLVSIAAIIQENTSAFASLKEVGIATPEDFEGKRYGGWGSPTEEAVLKALSEKYNIDYTQIEQVTLGQADFFQSIGRDADFEWIYYGWDGVEADRQGIELNYIFLKDIDEALNYYTPIIATSEEKIENDAETVRAFMRAVSKGYEYAIDNPDDAAAILIQHVPDLNEELVKASQNWLSEQYRGKAEKWGIQKEEVWERYANWMYEQGLIESNIEADKAFTNEFLPEVQN from the coding sequence ATGAAGAGAGTTATGCTACTATTACTCGCTCTTACATTAATCCTTGCAGCGTGTAATCAGAGTGAAACAAATGAAAACAATGAATCCAGTACTGAAACTAATCAAGAAGTAACAATAATGCTAGATTGGTTTCCAAACACAAATCATACAGGGTTATACGTAGCACTTGAAAAGGACTACTTTGAAGAAGAAGGATTAAATGTCACGATTCAAGAGCCTGGTGATGGAATTGCTGCTGAACAAGTAGTGGCTTCAGGTCAAGCTGATTTCGCCATTAGTTATCAGGAGTCGTTAACACAAGCTCGAGCGACAGGGATTCCGTTAGTATCAATTGCTGCTATCATTCAAGAAAATACTTCTGCATTTGCATCATTAAAAGAAGTGGGAATTGCAACACCTGAAGACTTTGAAGGCAAGCGTTATGGTGGATGGGGATCCCCGACTGAGGAAGCAGTGCTAAAAGCATTAAGTGAAAAGTATAACATTGACTATACTCAGATTGAACAAGTTACGCTGGGTCAAGCTGACTTCTTCCAATCCATTGGTCGAGATGCAGATTTTGAATGGATTTATTACGGATGGGATGGAGTTGAAGCGGATCGCCAAGGCATTGAGTTAAATTACATTTTCTTAAAAGACATTGATGAAGCATTGAATTATTACACGCCAATTATTGCAACTAGTGAAGAGAAAATTGAAAATGATGCTGAAACGGTTAGGGCATTTATGCGTGCTGTTTCTAAAGGCTATGAGTATGCAATCGATAATCCCGATGATGCAGCTGCAATTTTGATTCAACATGTTCCTGATTTAAATGAAGAGCTCGTAAAGGCTAGCCAAAATTGGCTGAGTGAACAATATCGTGGAAAAGCTGAAAAATGGGGAATTCAAAAGGAAGAAGTTTGGGAACGTTACGCAAACTGGATGTATGAACAAGGACTAATTGAATCCAATATTGAAGCGGACAAAGCGTTTACGAATGAATTTTTACCAGAGGTTCAAAATTAA
- a CDS encoding iron-containing alcohol dehydrogenase, with protein sequence MNSFEFFNPTKLIFGKDQLTQLKTEVPKYGKKVLLVYGSGSIKRNGIYDNVITYLNEIGAEVFELSGVEPNPRISTVRKGVEICKTEGIEFLLAVGGGSVIDCTKAIAAGAKYDGDAWDIVIQKYIPTDALPLGTVLTLAATGSEMNAGSVITNWETKEKYGWGNPAVFPKFSILDPTHTFTVPKDQTIYGIVDMMSHVLEQYFHNVENTPLQDRMCESVLRTVIEAAPKLVDDLENYELRETILYAGTIALNGMLSMGYRGDWATHNIEHAVSAVYDIPHAGGLAIIFPNWMKHNLHVNPKRFKQLAVNVFDVNAEGKSDEEVALEGIEKLREFWTSIGAPTRLADYNIDDTNLELMAEKAAINGEFGNFNKLNKEDVYEILRASL encoded by the coding sequence ATGAATTCTTTTGAGTTTTTTAATCCGACGAAGCTTATCTTCGGAAAAGATCAACTGACACAGCTTAAGACAGAAGTTCCGAAATACGGAAAGAAAGTATTGCTCGTATACGGTAGCGGAAGTATTAAACGTAACGGGATTTACGATAATGTGATTACATACTTAAACGAAATTGGTGCGGAAGTTTTTGAACTATCCGGCGTTGAACCAAACCCTCGCATTTCGACCGTACGTAAAGGGGTAGAAATTTGTAAAACAGAGGGCATTGAATTTTTATTAGCAGTTGGTGGCGGAAGTGTCATCGATTGTACAAAAGCGATTGCTGCTGGAGCAAAATACGATGGAGATGCATGGGATATTGTGATTCAAAAATATATCCCTACAGACGCTCTTCCATTAGGTACTGTTTTAACATTAGCTGCAACAGGTTCAGAAATGAATGCTGGCTCTGTTATCACAAACTGGGAAACAAAAGAGAAGTACGGATGGGGTAACCCTGCCGTTTTCCCTAAGTTCTCTATTTTAGATCCTACTCATACGTTCACTGTTCCAAAAGACCAAACGATCTACGGAATTGTCGATATGATGAGTCATGTGTTGGAACAATACTTCCATAACGTGGAGAATACTCCGCTTCAAGATCGTATGTGTGAAAGCGTTCTGCGCACAGTTATTGAAGCAGCACCAAAACTTGTTGATGATTTAGAGAACTATGAACTGCGCGAAACCATTCTTTATGCTGGAACAATTGCATTAAACGGAATGCTTTCAATGGGTTACCGAGGAGATTGGGCTACACATAATATTGAGCATGCCGTATCAGCGGTTTACGATATCCCGCATGCTGGTGGCCTTGCCATCATCTTCCCGAACTGGATGAAACATAATCTCCATGTTAATCCTAAACGCTTCAAGCAACTAGCAGTTAACGTATTCGATGTAAATGCAGAAGGAAAATCAGATGAGGAAGTTGCTTTAGAAGGAATCGAAAAGCTACGTGAATTCTGGACTTCAATCGGAGCACCTACTCGTTTAGCAGACTATAATATTGACGATACAAACCTAGAGTTAATGGCAGAAAAAGCGGCTATTAACGGTGAGTTTGGAAACTTCAACAAGTTAAATAAAGAAGACGTTTACGAAATCTTACGTGCGTCACTGTAA
- a CDS encoding protein-glutamine gamma-glutamyltransferase, translating into MIFIQHMPVTMIQLRPIFPDEKSQEILELMVKYREAYMYENMEQLRFELIVRINTIDAAHDLLKSKAKFATFAGSYCNDEYWTLNRKGAFILKKGILPSDAIKDIFENGDKYAFECATAIVIIFYKAVLDSIGKNAFNYLFSNIVLYDWHYDEDLGITTKSGNDFLPGDCLYFKNPEFDPETPQWRGENTIFLGKDMYYGHGIGIRTAQGIIEALNKYRKKDATETAYLKQQVTRLDYRYLSQYYQAYAQPPNLGRGYARIGFSIWLFP; encoded by the coding sequence ATGATTTTTATTCAACATATGCCAGTTACTATGATACAGCTTCGACCTATTTTTCCTGACGAGAAGTCTCAAGAAATTTTAGAACTTATGGTGAAATATCGGGAAGCATATATGTATGAGAATATGGAGCAGCTCCGATTTGAATTAATCGTTCGAATAAACACAATAGATGCTGCGCATGACTTATTAAAAAGTAAAGCAAAGTTTGCAACCTTCGCCGGATCATACTGTAATGATGAATACTGGACATTAAACCGTAAAGGAGCGTTTATATTAAAAAAAGGAATTCTTCCTTCTGATGCGATTAAAGACATTTTTGAAAATGGAGACAAATACGCCTTTGAATGTGCTACCGCTATTGTCATCATTTTTTACAAAGCAGTGTTAGATTCTATTGGAAAGAATGCTTTTAATTATTTATTTTCCAATATTGTCTTATACGATTGGCATTACGACGAAGATTTAGGCATTACAACAAAAAGTGGGAACGACTTTTTGCCTGGGGATTGCTTATATTTTAAAAACCCTGAATTTGACCCTGAAACGCCACAATGGCGTGGAGAAAACACCATTTTTCTCGGAAAAGATATGTATTATGGTCACGGCATTGGAATTCGAACTGCTCAAGGAATTATCGAAGCACTTAATAAATATCGAAAAAAAGACGCAACAGAAACGGCATACTTAAAACAACAAGTAACGAGGTTAGATTATCGTTATCTCTCTCAGTACTATCAAGCGTACGCTCAGCCTCCTAATCTCGGACGCGGGTATGCACGAATTGGCTTTTCAATTTGGTTGTTTCCGTAA
- a CDS encoding AMP-binding protein, whose amino-acid sequence MEQLKNVTIGQLLERTVSQYGEREAVVYSKEDIRLTYKEFLQEVNNVAKALLKLGIEKGEHVAVWATNVPEWLLLQFATAKIGAVLVTVNTSYQARELEYLLQQSDSTTLFLIDGFKGTSYIDIVQSLKSSDVQLPQLKNLIYIGQGDTPDGMKRWDELISMGKEVSDEELAIREKSLSPNDVINMQYTSGTTGFPKGVMLTHYNIVNNGYLVAQSMKLTEEDRLCIPVPFFHCFGCVLSTLACVSVGATMLPIVEFNPELVLRTVEKEKCTALHGVPTMFIAELNLPNFSQFDLSTLRTGIMAGSPCPIEVMKNVMNKMNLTEITIAYGQTESSPVITQTTTADSVERRVETVGKPHPYVEVKIVNPETGEEVGPNVQGELCTRGYLVMRGYYKMPEATAEAIDAEGWLHTGDLATMDEDGYVKITGRLKDMIIRGGENVYPREIEECIYQHEAILDVQVVGVPDVKYGEKVAAYIKLKDGYTLTDKELHAFCRDKLSFYKIPEYFFFVDEYPMTASGKIQKYKLREQAVEWLQQKDMSEKSITK is encoded by the coding sequence ATGGAACAATTAAAAAATGTTACAATCGGGCAATTACTTGAGCGAACAGTCAGTCAGTATGGAGAAAGAGAAGCTGTTGTGTATTCAAAAGAAGACATTCGACTTACGTATAAGGAATTTTTACAAGAAGTAAATAACGTTGCTAAAGCGTTGTTAAAATTAGGGATTGAAAAAGGAGAGCATGTAGCAGTTTGGGCAACAAATGTCCCTGAGTGGTTACTACTTCAATTTGCCACAGCAAAAATTGGCGCAGTTCTCGTCACTGTCAACACGAGTTATCAAGCGAGAGAACTCGAGTATTTATTACAACAATCCGATTCTACCACTTTATTTCTTATTGATGGATTCAAAGGAACTTCCTACATCGACATAGTACAATCCTTAAAATCTTCAGATGTCCAACTACCTCAATTAAAAAACCTCATTTACATAGGTCAAGGAGACACACCGGATGGCATGAAGCGCTGGGACGAACTAATTAGTATGGGGAAAGAAGTCAGCGATGAGGAGCTAGCCATACGTGAAAAATCCCTGTCACCAAATGACGTCATAAACATGCAGTACACTTCAGGTACAACAGGGTTTCCAAAAGGTGTTATGTTGACACATTACAATATTGTTAATAACGGCTATCTCGTCGCTCAATCAATGAAGTTAACAGAAGAGGATCGCTTATGTATACCTGTTCCGTTTTTCCATTGCTTTGGATGTGTATTAAGTACGCTAGCATGCGTCTCTGTAGGAGCGACAATGCTGCCGATTGTTGAATTTAACCCTGAACTCGTCCTACGTACTGTTGAGAAAGAAAAATGTACAGCACTTCATGGGGTTCCTACAATGTTTATTGCAGAATTAAACTTACCAAACTTTTCACAATTTGACTTATCAACTTTACGCACAGGGATTATGGCCGGATCTCCTTGTCCAATTGAAGTGATGAAGAATGTGATGAATAAAATGAATCTAACTGAGATTACAATTGCTTATGGGCAGACAGAATCCTCTCCAGTAATTACACAAACAACGACTGCAGACTCTGTTGAAAGAAGGGTAGAAACTGTCGGAAAACCACACCCATATGTCGAAGTGAAAATTGTTAATCCCGAAACGGGTGAGGAAGTCGGTCCAAATGTACAAGGAGAGCTCTGTACCCGCGGCTATCTCGTTATGAGAGGTTATTACAAAATGCCGGAAGCTACTGCCGAAGCAATTGATGCTGAAGGTTGGTTGCACACAGGAGACTTAGCGACAATGGACGAGGATGGTTACGTCAAAATTACCGGTAGACTAAAAGATATGATTATTCGAGGTGGAGAGAATGTATATCCACGTGAAATCGAAGAATGCATTTATCAACATGAGGCAATTTTAGATGTACAAGTCGTCGGAGTTCCAGATGTCAAGTATGGCGAAAAGGTCGCAGCGTATATAAAACTAAAAGATGGTTACACATTAACAGACAAGGAACTACATGCATTTTGTAGAGATAAGTTATCTTTCTATAAAATACCAGAATATTTCTTCTTTGTTGATGAATACCCGATGACAGCCTCCGGTAAAATCCAAAAATACAAGCTACGTGAGCAAGCAGTCGAATGGCTACAACAAAAAGATATGAGCGAAAAATCCATTACGAAGTAA
- a CDS encoding DMT family transporter, protein MKASNSLPFIALAIGVTAVSTSAVLVKLTTAPSAVIAFYRLFFSALIILPFFLWRYLPEVKTFTKKEWVYSTIAGVFLAFHFILWFESLNYTSVASSVVLVTLQPLFSFVGTYLFFKEKISVHAVISAIIAIIGSVIISWGDFRVSGMALFGDILALIACAMVTAYLLFGQHVRKTHSLTAYTFIVYGISAITLFLYCLFLNQPLIGYPTSDWVYFLLLAIIPTLLGHSLFNWSLKWISTNVISVSILFEPVGAIILAYLLLGEKVMFTQVLGGTVIIAGILLFAFEKKFKKEVKATPSNITS, encoded by the coding sequence GTGAAAGCTTCAAATTCCTTACCTTTTATTGCGTTAGCCATCGGAGTTACAGCTGTATCGACATCGGCTGTTTTAGTTAAGTTAACTACTGCACCATCAGCAGTCATCGCATTTTATCGTCTTTTCTTTTCTGCGCTTATTATCCTGCCCTTTTTTTTATGGCGTTATCTTCCTGAAGTAAAGACATTTACGAAAAAAGAGTGGGTGTATTCAACAATCGCGGGTGTATTTTTAGCATTCCATTTTATTTTATGGTTTGAATCGCTAAACTACACATCAGTAGCGAGCTCGGTTGTGTTAGTTACTTTACAACCCCTTTTTTCATTCGTAGGAACCTATTTGTTTTTTAAAGAAAAAATTTCAGTTCATGCCGTCATTAGCGCTATTATCGCTATAATCGGAAGTGTCATTATCAGTTGGGGGGATTTCCGAGTAAGTGGGATGGCGTTGTTCGGGGATATTTTAGCGTTGATCGCCTGTGCGATGGTTACTGCTTATTTATTATTTGGTCAGCATGTTCGTAAAACTCATTCGTTAACAGCTTATACTTTTATCGTTTACGGGATTAGCGCAATAACCTTATTTTTATACTGTTTGTTTTTAAACCAACCCCTAATAGGCTATCCGACAAGCGATTGGGTGTATTTTCTATTACTGGCGATTATTCCAACTCTATTAGGCCATTCGTTGTTTAATTGGTCGTTGAAATGGATTAGTACGAATGTCATTTCTGTCTCTATTTTATTTGAACCAGTTGGAGCAATTATTCTTGCATACTTATTGTTAGGTGAAAAGGTTATGTTTACGCAAGTGCTTGGTGGCACAGTAATTATTGCAGGTATTTTATTATTTGCTTTTGAAAAAAAGTTTAAAAAGGAAGTAAAGGCAACCCCGTCGAATATAACTTCTTAA